Proteins found in one Arthrobacter pascens genomic segment:
- a CDS encoding FadR/GntR family transcriptional regulator, translated as MAVTDEAIGKIKDMLIRGELKAGDRLPPEKELSERLGLSRSSLREAVKALELIRVLDVRRGDGTYVTSLDAKLLNEAVGFVVELHQDRSILELFEVRRILEPATAFMAAGKITGDELTSLRATMDGIDEYTDVEELVAHDLEFHGIITRSAGNAYLGSLLEALSSRTVRARIWRGLTQEKAVAHTLAEHKAIADALERGDAELVRALVTVHISGVETWLRQAL; from the coding sequence ATGGCTGTTACAGACGAAGCGATCGGCAAGATCAAGGACATGCTGATCCGTGGCGAACTCAAGGCCGGCGACCGCCTTCCGCCGGAGAAGGAACTCAGCGAGCGACTCGGCCTGTCCCGCAGCTCCCTGCGGGAGGCAGTGAAGGCCCTCGAACTGATCCGCGTGCTGGACGTCCGGCGGGGCGACGGAACCTATGTCACCAGCTTGGACGCAAAGCTGCTCAACGAGGCCGTGGGCTTTGTGGTGGAACTCCATCAGGACAGGTCCATTCTCGAGCTCTTCGAAGTCCGGCGCATCCTGGAGCCCGCCACCGCGTTCATGGCGGCCGGGAAGATTACTGGGGACGAGCTCACCAGCCTGCGGGCCACGATGGACGGCATCGACGAGTACACCGACGTTGAGGAACTCGTGGCCCACGACCTCGAATTCCACGGCATCATCACCCGGTCCGCAGGTAACGCCTACCTGGGCAGCCTTCTCGAAGCGCTGTCCAGCCGTACGGTCCGTGCCCGCATCTGGCGCGGACTTACCCAGGAGAAGGCCGTGGCACACACCTTGGCCGAGCACAAGGCCATAGCTGACGCCTTGGAGCGTGGTGACGCCGAGCTGGTGAGGGCTCTGGTCACTGTCCACATCAGCGGTGTGGAAACGTGGCTGAGGCAGGCGCTGTAA
- a CDS encoding amino acid permease, producing the protein MSDHTIPAHAHASEATLHQEDEGYHKGLKPRQVQMIAIGGAIGTGLFMGAGGRLATAGPALILSYAVCGFFAFMILRALGELVMHRPSSGSFVSYAREFFGEKAAFVTGWLYWLNWAMTAIVDITAVALYMNFFKKYWAPIAGVDQWIWALAALILVLGLNLVSVKVFGELEFWFALIKVVALVTFLVVGIYFVIFGTPVAGQEVGFSLIADNGGFFPNGLLPAIVVMQGVVFAYASIELIGTAAGETENPEKIMPKAINTVIVRIAVFYVGSLILLSLLLPYTSYKAGESPFVTFFGSIGVEGVDAIMNLVVLTAALSSLNAGLYSTGRIMRSMSVTGSAPKFAGRMNKAGVPYGGIALTAVVAGLGVVLNALVPAEAFEIVLNIASLGIISTWAMIVLCQMQLVKLSKRGELLRPAFRMPGSPVTGWITLAFLAAVLVLMAFDSPVGTWTIASLVVVIPALMLGWRLCRDRILELATIRDGFTGPYPLVANRPAPGAGKDGRP; encoded by the coding sequence ATCTCCGACCACACCATTCCAGCGCACGCCCACGCCTCCGAAGCAACCCTGCACCAGGAGGACGAGGGCTACCACAAGGGCCTCAAGCCCCGCCAGGTTCAGATGATCGCCATCGGCGGCGCCATCGGCACCGGCCTGTTCATGGGCGCCGGCGGCCGGCTCGCTACCGCCGGCCCCGCCCTGATCCTTAGCTATGCAGTCTGCGGCTTCTTCGCCTTCATGATCCTCCGCGCCCTCGGGGAACTGGTCATGCACCGCCCGTCGTCCGGCTCGTTTGTCTCCTACGCCCGCGAATTCTTCGGTGAGAAGGCTGCGTTCGTCACCGGCTGGCTTTACTGGCTCAACTGGGCGATGACGGCGATCGTGGACATCACCGCCGTCGCGCTTTACATGAACTTCTTCAAGAAGTACTGGGCGCCCATCGCCGGCGTTGACCAGTGGATCTGGGCGCTGGCCGCGCTCATCCTGGTGCTCGGCCTGAACCTGGTCTCCGTCAAGGTGTTCGGCGAACTGGAGTTCTGGTTCGCACTGATCAAGGTGGTGGCGCTGGTGACCTTCCTGGTCGTTGGCATCTACTTCGTCATCTTCGGCACCCCGGTTGCGGGCCAGGAGGTCGGCTTCTCGCTTATTGCAGACAACGGCGGCTTCTTCCCCAACGGCCTGCTGCCCGCCATCGTGGTGATGCAGGGTGTGGTGTTCGCCTACGCCTCGATCGAGCTCATTGGTACCGCGGCCGGCGAAACGGAAAACCCCGAGAAGATCATGCCGAAGGCCATCAACACGGTCATCGTCCGCATCGCGGTGTTCTACGTCGGTTCGCTGATCCTGCTCTCCCTGCTGCTCCCGTACACCTCATACAAGGCCGGCGAGAGCCCGTTCGTCACGTTCTTCGGCTCCATCGGGGTTGAAGGTGTGGATGCCATCATGAACCTGGTGGTCCTCACGGCGGCCCTGTCCTCGCTGAATGCCGGGCTCTACTCCACTGGCCGCATCATGCGCTCCATGTCGGTTACCGGCTCGGCGCCGAAGTTCGCCGGCCGCATGAACAAGGCCGGAGTCCCCTACGGCGGCATCGCGCTGACGGCAGTTGTGGCTGGACTGGGCGTGGTGCTGAACGCACTCGTTCCGGCCGAAGCGTTCGAGATTGTCCTGAACATTGCCTCGCTGGGCATCATCAGCACGTGGGCCATGATCGTCCTGTGCCAGATGCAGCTGGTGAAGCTCTCCAAGCGCGGTGAACTGTTGCGCCCCGCCTTCCGGATGCCCGGCTCTCCCGTCACCGGCTGGATCACCCTTGCGTTCCTGGCAGCAGTGTTGGTGCTGATGGCGTTCGACTCTCCCGTGGGTACCTGGACCATCGCTTCACTGGTGGTGGTGATTCCCGCCCTGATGCTCGGCTGGCGCCTCTGCCGGGACCGGATCCTGGAACTCGCCACGATCCGTGACGGCTTCACCGGCCCGTACCCGCTCGTCGCCAACCGGCCCGCTCCCGGCGCGGGCAAGGACGGCCGCCCGTAA
- a CDS encoding aspartate ammonia-lyase, with product MTTTDTPPDTSANTRSEHDLLGDREIPADAYWGVHTLRAVENFPITGQPLSSNMHLVRGLAAVKLAAARTNHELGLLDAERATAIEQACTDVMNGQLADQFIVDVIQGGAGTSSNMNANEVIANRALQILGHPKGDYTRLHPNDHVNLSQSTNDVYPTAVKLGTIFAGRELLDALAELEEAFAAKALEFRTVVKMGRTQLQDAVPMTLGQEFGTYAITIGEDRLRLAEAELLIHEINLGATAIGTGLNAPTGYAEAACRHLAEVTGLPLITAIDLIEATQDVGAFVHLSGVLKRVAVKLSKICNDLRLLSSGPRAGFGEINLPAVQSGSSIMPGKINPVIPEVVSQVAYEVIGNDVTITMAAEAGQLQLNAFEPIIVHSLHKSISHLEAACRTLTARCIRGITANTEHLRLTVEQSIGLVTALNPHLGYTTATAIAQEALATGKGVAELVLEHGLLTAAQLQDLLSPERLANLTK from the coding sequence ATGACCACCACCGACACACCCCCTGACACCTCAGCGAACACCAGGTCCGAGCACGATCTGCTGGGTGACCGCGAGATCCCCGCCGACGCCTACTGGGGCGTGCACACCCTGCGCGCCGTGGAAAACTTCCCCATCACCGGACAGCCCCTGTCCTCCAACATGCACCTGGTCCGCGGCCTGGCCGCGGTGAAACTCGCAGCCGCCCGCACCAACCACGAACTCGGCCTCCTCGACGCCGAACGCGCCACCGCCATCGAACAGGCCTGCACCGACGTCATGAACGGCCAACTGGCCGACCAGTTCATCGTCGACGTCATCCAAGGCGGCGCCGGAACCTCCTCGAACATGAACGCCAACGAGGTCATCGCCAACCGCGCCCTGCAAATCCTGGGCCACCCCAAAGGCGACTACACCCGCCTGCACCCCAACGACCACGTCAACCTCTCCCAATCCACCAACGACGTCTACCCCACCGCAGTGAAACTGGGCACCATCTTCGCCGGCCGGGAACTGCTGGACGCACTGGCCGAACTCGAAGAGGCATTCGCCGCCAAAGCACTGGAATTCCGCACCGTCGTCAAAATGGGCCGCACCCAGCTCCAAGACGCCGTCCCCATGACGCTGGGCCAGGAATTCGGCACCTACGCCATCACCATCGGCGAGGACCGGCTGCGCCTGGCCGAGGCGGAACTGCTCATCCACGAAATCAACCTCGGCGCCACCGCCATCGGCACCGGACTGAACGCCCCCACCGGTTACGCCGAGGCAGCCTGCCGGCACCTGGCCGAGGTCACCGGCCTGCCCCTGATCACCGCCATCGACCTCATCGAAGCCACCCAGGACGTCGGCGCCTTCGTCCACCTCTCCGGAGTACTCAAACGCGTCGCCGTGAAACTCTCCAAAATCTGCAACGACCTCCGCCTCCTCTCCTCCGGCCCCCGCGCCGGATTCGGCGAAATCAACCTGCCCGCCGTCCAGTCCGGCTCCTCCATCATGCCCGGCAAGATCAACCCGGTCATCCCCGAAGTCGTCTCCCAAGTCGCCTACGAAGTCATCGGCAACGACGTCACCATCACCATGGCCGCCGAAGCCGGACAACTCCAACTCAACGCCTTCGAACCCATCATCGTCCACAGCCTCCACAAGAGCATCTCCCACCTGGAAGCGGCCTGCCGCACCCTTACGGCACGCTGCATCCGGGGCATCACCGCCAACACCGAGCACCTCCGGCTCACCGTGGAACAATCAATCGGCCTGGTCACCGCCCTGAATCCCCACCTCGGCTACACCACCGCCACCGCCATCGCCCAGGAAGCCCTCGCCACCGGCAAAGGCGTCGCCGAACTCGTCCTCGAACACGGACTACTCACCGCCGCCCAACTCCAGGACCTCCTCAGCCCCGAACGCCTCGCCAACCTCACCAAATAA
- a CDS encoding asparaginase has translation MRTPAFPAARTAARDAAAEAVTTRALPQHEPLAVATRDGLPESIHYGSVIATAADGSTLATAGDPLAPFYPRSSLKPLQAVAMVRAGLELPAELLALTAASHSGGVRHRNGALRILELHGLSPSDLGNSTDLPYGVSEREAWLRSGGHATQLTQNCSGKHASMAATCVINGWPVKGYLDPSHPLQQLVANTVTELTGEEPLGLSTDGCGTPLFAHTLRGMARGFGRIAAASSTASGNTASSNAAANTSDDGGPAPLSAEAAVGLAMQQHPDMVAGERRDVTELMRLAPGMVAKDGFEGVQLVGLPDGRAVAVKISDGGDRARMPVTVRVLEALGVDTAPLAGIGTVPVLGGGHQVGLLQATDFLSTPVNEVL, from the coding sequence ATGCGAACCCCTGCCTTTCCCGCCGCCCGGACAGCTGCCCGCGACGCCGCAGCGGAAGCTGTTACCACCCGCGCTCTCCCGCAGCACGAACCCCTCGCCGTGGCCACCCGCGACGGCCTGCCGGAGAGCATCCACTACGGCTCGGTGATCGCCACGGCAGCGGACGGCTCCACCTTGGCGACGGCCGGCGACCCGCTGGCGCCCTTCTACCCGCGTTCCTCGCTCAAGCCGCTGCAGGCGGTGGCCATGGTCCGCGCCGGTCTGGAGCTGCCTGCGGAATTGTTGGCCCTGACCGCGGCCAGCCACTCCGGCGGAGTCCGGCACCGCAATGGCGCCCTGCGGATCCTTGAGCTTCACGGCCTCTCTCCGAGCGACCTGGGGAACAGCACCGACCTGCCTTACGGCGTCAGCGAACGCGAGGCATGGCTGCGTTCGGGCGGGCACGCCACACAGCTGACGCAGAACTGCTCCGGCAAGCACGCCTCGATGGCCGCCACCTGCGTCATCAATGGCTGGCCGGTCAAGGGCTACCTGGACCCGTCCCACCCGTTGCAGCAGCTCGTGGCCAACACCGTCACCGAGCTGACCGGCGAGGAGCCGCTGGGCTTGAGTACTGACGGCTGCGGCACTCCGCTCTTCGCCCACACCCTGCGGGGCATGGCCCGCGGCTTTGGACGCATCGCCGCCGCCAGCAGCACGGCATCCGGCAACACGGCGTCCAGCAACGCAGCTGCCAACACGTCCGACGACGGCGGACCCGCGCCGCTGTCCGCGGAAGCCGCCGTCGGCCTGGCCATGCAGCAGCACCCGGACATGGTGGCCGGCGAACGCCGGGACGTCACCGAGCTGATGCGCTTGGCCCCCGGAATGGTGGCGAAGGACGGCTTCGAGGGTGTGCAGCTGGTGGGCCTGCCGGACGGCCGCGCCGTTGCGGTGAAGATTTCCGACGGCGGCGACCGCGCCCGGATGCCCGTCACCGTCCGGGTCCTGGAGGCGCTGGGTGTGGACACTGCGCCGCTCGCCGGCATCGGCACCGTGCCCGTCCTGGGCGGTGGCCATCAAGTAGGCCTGCTGCAGGCCACCGATTTTCTGTCCACGCCCGTCAATGAAGTCTTGTGA
- a CDS encoding FadR/GntR family transcriptional regulator: MNLSDSRTAGQPAESATAYPPVTPPPAQASALPLARLSAAEAVFNAIRTDVESGKVPVGGKLNSEATLSQQYGVSRSVIREALRSCTALGLTVTKTGKGTFVVANKVANDLTLGQYSARDLTEARPHIEVPAAGLAAERRTEEELETLRHITAAMSTETDPESWVALDSSFHAAIARASRNKVFASVVADIRDALAHQSETLNMVADRQHASDVEHQHILDAIEAGSAEGASAAMAAHLHAVGVALDSILNK; encoded by the coding sequence GTGAACCTGTCAGACAGCAGGACAGCAGGACAGCCTGCAGAGTCCGCAACCGCGTATCCGCCGGTAACGCCGCCACCGGCCCAGGCCTCAGCCCTGCCTCTGGCCCGGCTAAGCGCCGCCGAGGCAGTGTTCAACGCGATCCGAACCGACGTCGAGTCCGGCAAGGTTCCGGTGGGCGGCAAACTGAATTCCGAGGCCACGCTCTCCCAGCAGTACGGTGTGAGCCGCTCGGTCATCCGGGAAGCCCTCCGTTCCTGCACAGCCCTGGGCCTCACTGTCACCAAAACGGGCAAGGGCACGTTTGTTGTGGCCAACAAGGTAGCCAACGACCTCACCCTCGGGCAGTACTCCGCCCGGGATCTCACCGAAGCGCGGCCGCATATCGAGGTACCCGCGGCAGGACTGGCCGCGGAGCGCCGCACTGAAGAAGAACTGGAGACGCTTCGGCACATCACGGCCGCCATGTCCACGGAAACCGACCCCGAGTCGTGGGTGGCCCTGGACTCCAGCTTCCACGCGGCCATCGCCCGCGCCAGCCGCAACAAGGTCTTCGCCAGCGTGGTTGCCGATATACGGGACGCCCTGGCCCACCAGTCCGAAACGCTCAACATGGTGGCGGACCGGCAACATGCCTCGGACGTGGAACACCAGCACATCCTCGACGCCATCGAAGCCGGCTCCGCTGAAGGGGCCAGCGCGGCCATGGCCGCCCACCTGCACGCGGTGGGCGTTGCGCTCGATTCCATCCTCAACAAGTAA
- a CDS encoding helix-turn-helix transcriptional regulator gives MLDSFSGAVAAEVRARRVRLGLTQQELADMAGVSERFVRFVEQGKPSVQLDSLTAILETLGLELRLATRTSQAAHALTGQSGDQEAPR, from the coding sequence ATGCTGGACTCTTTCTCCGGCGCGGTGGCGGCAGAGGTCCGCGCCCGACGCGTGCGCCTGGGCCTGACCCAGCAGGAGCTCGCGGACATGGCCGGTGTCTCCGAACGCTTTGTCCGCTTCGTGGAGCAGGGCAAGCCGAGCGTCCAGCTGGATTCCCTGACGGCCATCCTGGAAACCCTGGGGCTTGAGCTCCGTCTGGCCACCAGGACCAGCCAGGCCGCCCACGCGCTTACCGGGCAAAGCGGTGACCAGGAAGCCCCGCGGTGA
- a CDS encoding type II toxin-antitoxin system HipA family toxin — MKHRIADVYKAGVLAAKLERHGGGTRFSYLPAYLASGGPAVASSLPLTTEPVLSSAGAAPPYFTGLLPEGRRLNALRRSIKTSADDDLSLLIAAGGNPVGDVQIVGHGEPLDPDEHAVELDPKLPVDFDELLGDPDLIDPVALAGVQDKLSAGMISLPVASAGKRFILKLNAPEFPHVVENELVMFRYAARLRIPLSPVQLIRDVAGRPGLLVERFDRVPVAGGGADEVRRLAVEDGAQVLRLYPADKYNVGFGQVCHALAEYCSAPLPALRNLAIQAAFAWLSGNGDLHAKNVSMIQQPHGEWTIAPVYDIPSTVVYGDKTLALTLAGKRSGISRRHFLGWATELGLTDRAAAQVVELALKASGPLIADLEAGTAFRALNAAGMDDDGGSPFPDIVTRVWVRELKHRRRLLEG, encoded by the coding sequence GTGAAGCACCGTATCGCAGACGTCTACAAGGCCGGCGTGCTGGCCGCAAAATTGGAAAGGCACGGTGGCGGTACACGGTTCAGTTACCTGCCGGCGTACCTCGCGTCCGGAGGGCCCGCCGTCGCCAGTTCCCTGCCGCTCACCACGGAACCGGTGCTGTCTTCGGCGGGCGCGGCGCCGCCCTACTTCACCGGCCTGCTGCCGGAGGGACGCCGGCTGAATGCGCTGCGGCGGTCCATCAAGACCAGCGCGGACGATGACCTTTCGCTGCTCATCGCGGCCGGAGGCAACCCCGTGGGTGATGTCCAGATTGTGGGGCACGGCGAACCGTTGGACCCGGACGAGCACGCGGTCGAGCTGGACCCCAAGTTGCCCGTGGACTTCGACGAGTTGCTGGGGGATCCCGACCTCATCGACCCCGTGGCCCTGGCGGGGGTGCAGGACAAGCTGTCCGCCGGGATGATCTCGCTGCCCGTGGCCAGCGCCGGCAAGCGGTTCATCCTCAAGCTCAACGCCCCCGAGTTCCCGCACGTGGTGGAGAACGAACTGGTGATGTTCCGCTACGCCGCCAGGCTGCGGATCCCGTTGAGCCCGGTTCAGCTGATCCGTGACGTGGCGGGCAGGCCGGGCCTGCTGGTGGAGCGCTTTGACCGGGTTCCTGTTGCGGGCGGAGGCGCCGACGAGGTCCGGCGCCTGGCGGTGGAGGACGGGGCCCAGGTGCTCCGGCTCTACCCGGCGGACAAGTACAACGTGGGATTCGGGCAGGTCTGCCATGCGCTGGCCGAGTATTGCTCCGCGCCTTTGCCTGCCCTCCGCAACCTGGCCATCCAGGCGGCGTTCGCGTGGCTGAGCGGCAATGGGGACCTGCATGCCAAGAACGTGTCGATGATCCAGCAGCCGCACGGCGAGTGGACAATCGCCCCGGTGTACGACATCCCCTCAACAGTGGTCTACGGGGACAAGACGCTGGCACTGACACTGGCCGGCAAACGCAGCGGGATCTCGCGGCGGCATTTTCTGGGGTGGGCCACGGAACTGGGGCTCACGGACCGTGCCGCGGCGCAGGTTGTGGAGCTCGCACTGAAGGCGTCGGGTCCGCTGATCGCGGACCTGGAGGCGGGCACCGCTTTCCGCGCCCTCAACGCGGCGGGGATGGACGACGACGGCGGCTCGCCGTTTCCGGACATCGTCACCCGGGTGTGGGTCAGGGAGCTGAAGCACCGGCGGAGGCTGCTGGAGGGATGA
- a CDS encoding uracil-DNA glycosylase — MTIDWDEKKALLQEPNIAAVTQLCDELMEKKPGSVVPYIDPVHDEDECRIVSLQVSPGKGTESGFISHYNDDEAARRATQIYELAELDPRYVMPWNAYPWVRDPELPSALNVQEKTDGLRPFRQFLKINRRVSAVIAHGTDASTFLTLFEKTYHSSLRNSGIKIYKASALGGRAFAVSEAKQEDLLAKSVEIYRDAMQRAGIQHL, encoded by the coding sequence GTGACGATTGACTGGGACGAAAAAAAGGCCCTGCTGCAGGAACCGAACATCGCGGCGGTAACGCAGCTTTGCGACGAACTGATGGAAAAGAAGCCAGGGTCTGTCGTCCCCTACATCGATCCCGTGCATGACGAGGACGAATGCCGGATCGTCAGCCTCCAGGTCAGCCCCGGCAAGGGCACGGAATCCGGATTCATCTCCCACTACAACGATGACGAAGCCGCCCGCCGCGCCACCCAGATCTACGAACTCGCCGAGCTTGATCCCCGTTACGTGATGCCCTGGAACGCCTACCCGTGGGTCCGCGATCCCGAACTCCCCTCAGCCCTTAATGTCCAGGAAAAGACTGACGGCCTGCGCCCCTTCCGTCAGTTCCTGAAAATCAACCGCCGCGTTTCCGCCGTAATCGCCCACGGCACGGACGCCTCCACGTTCCTCACCCTCTTCGAGAAGACCTACCATTCGTCGTTGAGGAACAGTGGCATCAAGATCTACAAGGCCAGCGCGCTCGGCGGGCGGGCCTTTGCTGTTTCCGAGGCCAAGCAGGAGGACCTGTTGGCCAAGAGCGTGGAGATCTACAGGGACGCCATGCAGCGTGCAGGCATCCAGCACCTGTAG
- a CDS encoding glycoside hydrolase family 32 protein: MSEKPNWHALFEKRSTWVAVAAAGAALLVALVAIVPSVHKPDGPQVQAENALGAVATAQAALKTSRGAYGSYWLSGGDRTLDAGHPIQATGVEDLRSIDCADGWVAAAKIGSDIYLRSSLDDTTTKAGAGEIRRPECITPEAVHSMLSDLGRIDRSPVPGTSPERPAGSSQYRPSYHITPERDWMNDPQRPFFLDGLWHYYYLYNPDYPEGNGTEWYHLTSKDLLTWKDEGVAIHKFRNGLGDIETGSAVVDDENTAGFGKGAVIAVLTQQDQGVQRQSLFYSTDGGYTFSSYGGNPVMDNPGAEHWRDPKIVRDEANGQWVMVLAEGNKLGMYTSTDLKRWNYASGFDRTGLGLLECPDLFQMDLDGDPAKRTWVLAASANGTEEGRTTGVAYWTGTWDGNRFTPADEKHQWLDAGSDFYAAVTWDDPRLTEGQRMQSRQAIAWMNNWDYARKLPTQDWHGGMDSIVRDLRLKTVQGRPTVVSTPSKALARLEGQASTHGPETITPDGTPRLPPVQGGAYRLDLTLERAGTDEGSEARLLLESGGEAFATVGYNFQDGAAFVGREEPAATAADLGAVFTERRAASVSARNGTVDLTVFVDHSSVEVFVDGGEQTLTSLVFPNSGQQSIKLVTGGGNLTVKTLTYAPLSSTR; this comes from the coding sequence ATGTCCGAAAAACCAAACTGGCACGCGCTCTTTGAAAAGCGAAGCACGTGGGTTGCCGTTGCAGCGGCCGGCGCCGCCCTGCTCGTGGCCTTAGTGGCCATCGTTCCCAGCGTCCACAAGCCGGACGGGCCGCAAGTACAGGCAGAGAACGCTCTCGGCGCCGTGGCGACAGCCCAGGCCGCCTTGAAGACATCCCGGGGCGCGTACGGTTCTTACTGGTTGTCAGGCGGCGACCGTACCTTGGACGCCGGACATCCAATCCAGGCCACCGGAGTAGAGGATCTGCGAAGCATCGATTGCGCCGACGGCTGGGTGGCTGCAGCCAAAATCGGCAGCGACATCTACCTTCGGTCGAGCCTTGACGATACGACAACAAAGGCCGGAGCCGGGGAAATCCGCCGCCCGGAGTGCATTACTCCTGAAGCTGTTCATTCCATGCTCAGCGACCTGGGCAGAATCGACCGGTCGCCTGTGCCCGGAACATCACCTGAACGGCCTGCCGGCTCGTCTCAATACCGCCCGAGCTACCACATCACGCCTGAGCGGGACTGGATGAATGACCCGCAACGGCCCTTTTTCCTCGATGGGCTCTGGCACTACTACTACCTTTACAACCCGGATTATCCGGAGGGCAACGGGACCGAGTGGTACCACCTCACCAGCAAAGACCTACTGACCTGGAAGGACGAGGGCGTTGCCATTCACAAGTTCAGGAACGGACTGGGTGACATCGAAACCGGCAGTGCCGTGGTGGACGACGAGAATACGGCTGGCTTCGGAAAGGGAGCCGTCATCGCGGTCCTGACGCAACAGGACCAGGGCGTTCAACGGCAGTCGCTTTTTTACTCGACAGACGGCGGCTACACCTTTTCCTCGTACGGAGGCAACCCTGTCATGGACAATCCCGGAGCGGAGCACTGGCGCGATCCAAAAATCGTCCGCGACGAAGCCAACGGACAGTGGGTCATGGTCCTGGCCGAGGGCAACAAGCTGGGCATGTACACCTCAACGGACCTCAAACGCTGGAACTACGCCTCAGGCTTCGACCGGACCGGGCTCGGTCTGCTCGAATGTCCTGACCTCTTCCAAATGGACCTCGACGGCGACCCCGCAAAGAGAACCTGGGTCCTCGCAGCCAGCGCCAACGGAACCGAAGAGGGACGAACCACCGGCGTCGCCTATTGGACCGGAACCTGGGACGGAAACCGATTTACCCCCGCCGATGAGAAGCACCAGTGGCTCGACGCCGGATCAGACTTTTACGCCGCCGTGACCTGGGATGATCCCAGACTCACTGAGGGCCAACGGATGCAGTCCAGGCAGGCGATCGCCTGGATGAACAACTGGGATTACGCCCGCAAACTCCCCACCCAGGACTGGCACGGCGGGATGGACTCGATCGTGCGGGATCTCCGGCTCAAAACAGTGCAGGGCCGGCCAACCGTCGTTTCAACTCCTTCCAAGGCGCTGGCACGACTCGAAGGCCAAGCATCAACGCACGGTCCGGAAACAATCACCCCGGACGGAACTCCGCGGTTGCCGCCCGTGCAAGGCGGTGCCTACCGGCTGGACCTGACTCTTGAACGCGCCGGCACTGACGAGGGATCAGAGGCCCGCCTGCTGCTGGAGAGTGGGGGAGAGGCCTTCGCTACGGTGGGCTACAACTTCCAGGACGGGGCCGCCTTCGTTGGACGCGAAGAACCAGCGGCAACCGCAGCAGACCTTGGTGCGGTTTTCACGGAACGGCGTGCAGCCTCCGTATCCGCAAGGAACGGTACCGTGGATCTGACGGTATTCGTCGACCACTCCTCCGTTGAGGTGTTCGTCGACGGCGGCGAACAGACGCTTACATCGCTCGTCTTCCCCAATTCAGGACAGCAGAGCATCAAGCTGGTGACCGGCGGGGGCAATCTCACCGTCAAGACCTTGACCTACGCCCCGCTGTCTTCAACGCGCTGA
- a CDS encoding RNA-binding S4 domain-containing protein, with protein sequence MTSLPSSPASVRIDAWLWAIRAYKTRSAATASCRAGHVRLNGSPAKASATLVTGDTVTVRMSGYERILEVRRLIAKRVGAEAAAHCFTDHTPPRPVAPALGLPQRDRGAGRPTKKDRREMERLKGTA encoded by the coding sequence ATGACCAGTCTTCCTTCCTCCCCCGCAAGCGTCCGCATTGACGCGTGGCTGTGGGCCATCCGAGCCTACAAGACCCGCTCCGCGGCCACGGCCTCCTGCCGCGCTGGACACGTCCGGCTTAACGGCAGTCCCGCCAAGGCGTCTGCCACGCTCGTGACGGGAGACACCGTCACTGTGCGGATGTCCGGGTATGAACGCATTCTGGAGGTCCGCCGGCTGATCGCCAAACGTGTCGGGGCGGAGGCTGCCGCGCACTGCTTCACGGACCACACCCCGCCGCGGCCAGTTGCACCAGCACTGGGCCTTCCCCAGCGGGACCGTGGCGCCGGACGGCCCACCAAGAAGGACCGCCGCGAAATGGAGCGGCTCAAGGGCACGGCATGA